From the genome of Coleofasciculaceae cyanobacterium, one region includes:
- a CDS encoding helix-turn-helix domain-containing protein, translating to MPKTAYLANHLSSGELKEKYLKSKDSVETRRWHLLWKVSQGWTIKNSAIAVGCSYPYAQKILRQYNLHGEEGVTNRKNQTSNHVRGKKRLLSQPQLEKLTRAIAKESPDGGIWTGTKVARWIEKETGREKVWNQREWDYLKKCPKGYALKD from the coding sequence ATGCCAAAAACAGCTTATTTAGCCAATCATTTAAGTTCGGGTGAACTTAAAGAAAAATATCTTAAAAGTAAAGACTCTGTAGAAACCAGAAGATGGCATCTACTGTGGAAAGTATCTCAGGGCTGGACGATTAAAAATAGTGCCATCGCTGTGGGGTGTTCTTATCCTTATGCTCAAAAGATTCTCAGGCAGTACAATCTCCATGGAGAAGAAGGGGTCACAAATCGCAAAAATCAAACCAGCAATCACGTTCGAGGAAAAAAAAGGTTACTATCACAACCACAATTAGAAAAACTAACAAGAGCGATCGCTAAAGAGTCACCAGACGGAGGAATTTGGACAGGAACTAAGGTAGCTCGCTGGATTGAAAAAGAAACGGGCAGAGAAAAAGTCTGGAATCAGAGAGAATGGGACTACTTAAAAAAGTGCCCTAAAGGATATGCCCTAAAGGACTAG